The sequence CACAAGCCAAAATCATCAATTACGGCTGCATCATCACAATAGCATATCTGGTGTCCAACATTGTTCTGGCAATGTCCGACATTCAACAACAATCCGGCCTGAACATGGCCTACTAGGAGAAAAAAATGAACTTACTCGAAATCGTTGGTGTTTTGCTCATCGCCGCTCTGGTCCTCGGAGGCACAGCACTCAGAATCAAATCCGGAAGAGAAAACGAGAAGGTAACTACCGCTCAGCAGAATCTTTCCACCCTTAAACTTGAAGTGAATA is a genomic window of Marinifilum sp. JC120 containing:
- a CDS encoding pilus assembly protein PilS yields the protein MNLLEIVGVLLIAALVLGGTALRIKSGRENEKVTTAQQNLSTLKLEVN